Proteins encoded in a region of the Vicia villosa cultivar HV-30 ecotype Madison, WI linkage group LG5, Vvil1.0, whole genome shotgun sequence genome:
- the LOC131606042 gene encoding uncharacterized protein LOC131606042, whose amino-acid sequence MGNKWQFVDNYAHHDNGRIWLMWLDTMVSVKVLQMGDQYIHAEVNSLDQKIKYTTTIVYAFNQLEKRKILWNTIENLGTNLRTPWIVMGDFNNVINSQGRIGGTLITTTEYRDLTEMMHRAGLFEAKTRGSHYTWSNKHRIGLIYSRIDHLVGNAEWFMTFNEALVDVLLPHISDHASLRISLEQHMPQRKFHFKFLNCITMDPSHTQVIQDSWQYSVHGTAMCRLWSKLKSLQNALKPLTRKVTDIQMQIQKARHHLTQAQEQLNQNLFDETLRGQVKICYDQVLHLNQVEEDMLIQKSKVTWLKLGDNNNSYFHAAVKEKNKQKGISTLHALDGRILTTQDQIEDEILDFYKQLVGTNTENLKSIDLNAIRRGKILSRDQAQKLITPIEDKEI is encoded by the coding sequence ATGGGAAATAAATGGCAGTTTGTAGATAACTATGCCCATCATGACAATGGAAGAATTTGGCTCATGTGGTTGGATACAATGGTCAGTGTGAAAGTTCTACAGATGGGTGACCAATACATTCATGCTGAGGTGAATAGTTTAGACCAGAAAATTAAGTATACTACTACTATTGTTTATGCTTTTAACCAACTTGAAAAGAGGAAAATCCTGTGGAATACTATTGAGAATTTGGGCACTAACCTTCGTACCCCTTGGATTGTCATGGGGGACTTCAACAATGTAATTAATAGCCAAGGTAGGATTGGAGGCACTCTGATTACAACAACAGAATATAGGGATTTGACTGAGATGATGCATAGGGCTGGTCTGTTTGAGGCAAAGACTAGGGGCAGTCACTACACTTGGTCAAATAAGCATAGAATTGGGTTGATTTACTCCAGAATTGACCATTTGGTTGGAAATGCTGAATGGTTTATGACTTTTAATGAAGCCTTGGTGGATGTCCTCCTTCCTCACATATCTGACCATGCTTCTTTAAGGATTAGTTTAGAGCAGCATATGCCTCAGAGGAAGTTTCACTTCAAATTCCTTAACTGTATTACTATGGACCCTTCTCATACACAGGTGATTCAGGATAGCTGGCAATACTCTGTTCATGGCACTGCAATGTGCAGACTGTGGAGTAAACTGAAATCCCTGCAGAATGCTCTCAAGCCCCTTACCAGAAAAGTCACAGACATTCAGATGCAAATCCAGAAAGCAAGGCATCACCTGACACAAGCACAAGAGCAGTTAAATCAAAATTTGTTTGATGAAACTCTAAGAGGCCAGGTGAAGATTTGTTATGATCAGGTGCTTCACTTAAATCAGGTTGAGGAAGATATGTTGATACAGAAATCTAAAGTCACATGGCTGAAACTTGGGGACAATAATAATTCCTATTTTCATGCAGCAGTTAAGGAAAAGAACAAACAGAAGGGAATATCTACTCTTCATGCTTTGGATGGGAGGATTCTCACTACTCAGGATCAAATTGAAGATGAAATTCTGGATTTTTATAAGCAATTGGTTGGCACAAATACTGAGAATTTAAAGAGTATTGACCTCAATGCTATAAGAAGAGGGAAAATTCTGTCTAGGGACCAGGCCCAGAAGCTCATCACCCCTATTGAAGACAAAGAAATTTGA
- the LOC131606043 gene encoding uncharacterized protein LOC131606043 produces the protein MTKPRRGVGRPKKLAVVLQRTAERTIVTQATVELTTTSSETPLKAPETNEEPPPKKDEPPSMEANPTTNPKPWVEIIQGNRDVSRGMAVDFIAPNIASGEIEIAIEEDDVAREIEYWENTIILFALGEILSMHAVKKFMEKTWNFVGLPELYYNDAGYFIVRFKNYEDMEKVMAQGPYFIYGKPLFLKHWSDNFEIKEDLLRILPLWITLPNLPLYLWGKRSISKITSAIGKPITTDECTAKKLRISYARVLVEVDITQKLRDSIAIKDHTGKMIEQKIDYEWKPSYCHSCLKIGHDCAAQKIVKQKKVWQPKPPVQEKKEEDVPIPNVPEKETTPTENTDWKIVTSKCDRGKRLMNSTPKQPQIWEFQNPFTPLRTGENPAGEHSGGC, from the coding sequence ATGACCAAACCACGAAGGGGTGTCGGCCGGCCGAAAAAATTGGCGGTGGTGCTCCAACGCACGGCAGAAAGAACCATTGTGACTCAGGCAACTGTAGAGCTGACTACCACGAGCTCGGAGACTCCTTTGAAAGCACCAGAGACTAATGAAGAGCCCCCTCCAAAGAAAGATGAACCACCTTCAATGGAGGCGAATCCAACGACGAACCCCAAGCCTTGGGTGGAGATCATTCAAGGCAATCGAGACGTGTCTAGGGGAATGGCTGTGGATTTCATAGCACCTAACATTGCCAGTGGAGAAATTGAAATTGCAATAGAGGAAGATGATGTTGCTCGGGAAATTGAATACTGGGAGAACACAATAATCCTCTTTGCGCTGGGAGAAATACTTTCGATGCACGCAGTGAAGAAGTTTATGGAGAAGACTTGGAACTTTGTTGGCCTACCTGAGCTTTACTATAACGATGCTGGCTATTTCATTGTTCGATTTAAGAATTATGAAGATATGGAGAAAGTCATGGCGCAGGGACCTTACTTTATCTACGGTAAGCCTCTCTTCCTTAAACACTGGTCTGATAACTTTGAGATTAAAGAGGACTTACTTCGCATTCTACCATTATGGATTACTCTGCCCAATCTACCATTGTATCTTTGGGGGAAACGTAGTATCTCTAAAATTACTAGTGCGATAGGCAAACCAATTACCACTGATGAATGCACCGCTAAGAAGTTGCGTATTTCTTATGCTAGGGTGTTAGTTGAAGTCGATATCACACAGAAACTTAGAGATTCAATAGCCATTAAGGATCACACTGGTAAGATGATTGAACAGAAGATTGATTATGAATGGAAACCTAGTTATTGTCACTCCTGCCTCAAGATAGGGCATGACTGTGCAGCACAGAAAATTGTTAAGCAGAAAAAAGTGTGGCAGCCCAAACCACCTGTGCAGGAAAAGAAGGAGGAAGATGTGCCAATCCCTAATGTCCCTGAAAAAGAAACTACCCCTACAGAGAATACTGACTGGAAAATAGTGACTTCCAAGTGTGATAGAGGAAAGAGACTAATGAATAGCACTCCTAAACAGCCACAGATATGGGAATTTCAGAATCCCTTTACTCCCTTAAGGACTGGAGAAAATCCTGCAGGGGAGCATAGTGGAGGATGTTAG